In Asterias rubens chromosome 10, eAstRub1.3, whole genome shotgun sequence, the following proteins share a genomic window:
- the LOC117295435 gene encoding adiponectin receptor protein 1-like, whose protein sequence is MSAAEQNGNYWLRKRTVATSTPATKTVSNSPRKNKVTKQSVKSKRTMLSHVPLATEDEYVVSVPDDESSSDSEESDCEKALNPDRETSTISVPCLPDQTEESPEKEEEGDEIKPEGEQKPEQIVEAANADPEADVVGTNLTQTAARQAERFVRKVKEAAWRWRVTHHNLLPDWLKDNDFLHFGHRPQIPSFRSCFGSIFRIHTETGNIWTHLLGFIAFVILMVYFLVVSIKSQETWQKIVVYMAFFTGAISCMFFSWVFHTVYCHSSQTSLIFSKLDYSGISLLIVGSFIPWLYFGFYCHDTLRYFYISLIVLLGFICMVVALRDKFSQTKFRGLRAGLFLGLGLSAIIPAMHFLAISGVVEAFQHAAFGWILVMAGLYIMGAIVYAVRIPERFFPGKCDIWFHSHQFFHVLVVAAAFCHYHGLNLMVAYREHIGQCAADILDDEISQPSLTTVA, encoded by the exons atGAGTGCTGCTGAACAAAATGGAAACTACTGGCTTCGGAAACGAACAGTAGCAACTTCCACACcagcaacaaaaacagtttCCAACTCCCCGAGAAAGAATAAAGTCACAAAGCAGTCAGTAAAATCTAAGAGAACAATGTTATCTCACGTGCCACTGGCGACTGAGGATGAGTATGTTGTGTCTGTTCCCGATGATGAGTCTTCCTCAGACTCGGAGGAGAGTGATTGTGAGAAGGCTTTAAACCCTGACCGTGAGACGTCTACAATATCTGTACCATGTCTACCAGATCAAACTGAGGAGTCACcagagaaagaagaagaaggtgACGAGATTAAGCCGGAAGGAGAGCAGAAACCTGAACAG ATCGTGGAAGCTGCAAATGCTGATCCTGAGGCAGATGTCGTTGGCACCAACTTGACTCAAACTGCTGCCAGGCAGGCGGAGCGCTTTGTCCGTAAAGTGAAAGAGGCTGCTTGGCGCTGGCGTGTCACCCACCACAACCTTCTACCCGATTGGCTTAAGGATAATGATTTTCTCCACTTTGGACATCGTCCCCAGATCCCATCCTTCAGGAGTTGTTTTGGCTCCATCTTTCGAATACATACAGAGACTGGTAACATCTGGACGCATCTGCTCG GCTTCATCGCCTTCGTCATCTTGATGGTCTACTTCCTTGTGGTCTCCATCAAGAGTCAGGAAACGTGGCAGAAGATTGTTGTATATATGGCTTTCTTCACCGGAGCCATCTCATGCATGTTCTTCTCCTGGGTGTTCCACACAGTGTATTGTCACTCATCTCAGACGTCACTCATCTTTAGCAA GTTGGATTACTCGGGCATCTCGCTACTTATTGTGGGCTCCTTCATCCCCTGGCTGTACTTCGGCTTTTACTGTCACGACACCCTACGCTACTTCTACATCTCACTCATTGTACTGCTGGGTTTTATCTGCATGGTCGTCGCTCTGAGGGACAAGTTTAGCCAAACCAAATTCCGTGGTCTTCGAGCAG GTTTATTTTTAGGTTTGGGGCTTAGTGCCATCATACCTGCAATGCATTTCCTTGCAATCAGCGGTGTAGTTGAAGCATTTCAACACGCTGCCTTCGGATGGATCTTGGTCATGGCTGGCCTGTACATTATGGGAGCCATCGTCTACGCTGTGCGTATCCCAGAAAGATTCTTTCCAGGGAAATGTGATATTTGg TTCCACAGCCACCAGTTTTTCCACGTGCTTGTTGTGGCTGCCGCCTTCTGTCATTACCATGGCCTCAATCTGATGGTTGCTTACCGTGAACATATCGGACAATGTGCCGCTGACATTCTGGACGACGAGATATCGCAGCCTTCTCTCACTACCGTGGCCTGA